The sequence TCGTGACGAAGTACAACGCGGTCAAGTATTAGCAAAACCAGGAACAATCACTCCACACACAAAATTTAAAGCGCAAGTTTACGTGTTAACAAAAGAAGAAGGTGGACGTCATACTCCTTTCTTCTCTAACTACCGTCCACAATTCTACTTCCGTACAACGGACGTAACAGGTATCATCCAACTTCCAGAAGGCGTTGAGATGGTAATGCCTGGCGACAACATCGAAATGACAGTAGAATTAATCGCGCCAATCGCGATCGAAGAAGGTACAAAATTCTCGATCCGCGAAGGTGGACGTACAGTAGGTGCAGGTTCTGTATCTGAAATCATCGAGTAATCGATGGAAGTGGTCTAGCGGTCAGCTAGACCACTTATTTTTTTGCTCCATTGAAAATGCATGACGAAATATGTATAATAGGAAAGGCAGTTTGTGAAGAAAAGAAATAAAAAAACTTGCATTAGCTATGGATTTTATATATAATAATAAACGTTGGTCTTTGACTGCGATGAAGTGGGAGGTTGCTGACACACCCGGCCGCTTTGCCATGGCGAGTGTGAAGGAAATTTCCATGGAGAATGTCTATTTTAAAAATAGGCGAAGAAGGAGGGAAAATAATGGCAAAAGAAAAAATTCGTATTCGTTTAAAAGCGTATGATCATCGAATTCTTGATCAATCTGCTGAGAAAATTGTGGAAACTGCAAAGCGTTCAGGCGCAACTGTATCTGGACCGATTCCGTTACCAACTGAAAGAACGGTGTACACGATTTTACGTGCGGTTCATAAATACAAAGACTCTCGTGAGCAGTTCGAAATGCGCACACATAAACGCTTAATTGACATCGTCAATCCGACTCCACAAACAGTAGATTCTTTAATGCGTTTAGACTTACCGTCTGGTGTTGATATTGAAATCAAGT comes from Anoxybacillus flavithermus and encodes:
- the rpsJ gene encoding 30S ribosomal protein S10 — protein: MAKEKIRIRLKAYDHRILDQSAEKIVETAKRSGATVSGPIPLPTERTVYTILRAVHKYKDSREQFEMRTHKRLIDIVNPTPQTVDSLMRLDLPSGVDIEIKL